One region of Polynucleobacter paneuropaeus genomic DNA includes:
- a CDS encoding exodeoxyribonuclease III, with translation MLRIISANLNGIRSAAKKGFLPWAIAQKADFICMQELKAQRDDLEEDILNPTGLKGYFHHAEKKGYSGCGIYTPHQPDDVLYGFGNAEFDAEGRYVEARFKKLSVISVYMPSGSSSEERQEAKFRYLEAFLPHLVKLKKSGREIVLCGDVNIAHQEIDLKNWKGNLKNSGFLPEERAWLTNLFDKVGYVDIYRRLEPKTSDECYTWWSQRGQAYAKNVGWRIDYQIATPAIAASAKKASVYKSERFSDHAPLIIDYDWSI, from the coding sequence ATGTTACGCATCATTTCCGCTAACCTCAACGGTATTCGTTCGGCAGCCAAAAAAGGCTTTCTGCCATGGGCAATTGCTCAAAAGGCAGACTTCATCTGCATGCAAGAGCTCAAAGCCCAGCGGGACGATCTAGAGGAAGATATTCTCAATCCCACTGGACTTAAAGGCTACTTTCATCATGCCGAAAAAAAGGGTTACAGCGGGTGTGGAATTTATACCCCTCACCAACCCGATGATGTGCTCTATGGCTTTGGTAATGCTGAGTTTGATGCTGAAGGTCGCTACGTTGAGGCTCGCTTTAAAAAACTGTCTGTAATCTCCGTCTATATGCCATCCGGCTCGAGCTCAGAAGAAAGACAGGAAGCCAAGTTTCGCTATCTTGAGGCTTTTTTACCTCATCTGGTCAAACTGAAAAAATCTGGCCGTGAAATTGTGCTGTGTGGCGATGTCAATATTGCCCATCAAGAAATTGATCTCAAGAACTGGAAAGGCAACCTCAAGAACTCAGGCTTCTTACCCGAGGAGCGAGCCTGGCTCACGAACTTATTCGACAAGGTTGGCTATGTTGATATCTATCGTCGACTTGAACCCAAGACAAGTGATGAGTGCTATACCTGGTGGAGCCAGCGCGGGCAAGCCTATGCAAAGAATGTTGGGTGGCGAATTGACTATCAAATTGCTACGCCAGCAATTGCAGCTAGCGCTAAGAAAGCTTCGGTGTATAAAAGCGAACGCTTTTCAGATCATGCACCTCTAATCATAGATTACGATTGGTCGATCTAG
- a CDS encoding AmpG family muropeptide MFS transporter, whose amino-acid sequence MSNIQTSYSVPSNTRAFIACAFLGFASGLPLFILYNLLSAWLKSEGVDLKAIGLFALVGFPYTWKFLWSPFLDRFPLPFLGRRRGWMLVTQIITMLAVMGMGFFNPVSEIWIVVGLAAVVAFFSASQDIVVDAYRREWLSDEQLGSGTALFVNAYKLSTLVPGSLSLILSDYLPWSTVFMITGAFIAIGPIVTLMLPEPTLRGTPPHTLREAVLEPFKEFISRKGWGFALTILAFIFLYKLGDSMATALATPFYMDLGFTRTQIGLVAKNAGLWASLAGGFLGAYWLQKITIARGLWIFGLLQALAILGFAILAKVGLSPWVLAWVIGFEAFAVGLGTAAFTSFIAQVTDPRYTATQFALFTSLAAVPRTFINAITGYIVEALGWFNFFMLCFALAIPGMLLLIKIAPWNHTTQVHPSYEP is encoded by the coding sequence TTGAGTAATATTCAGACAAGCTACAGCGTTCCCAGCAATACTAGGGCGTTTATTGCCTGTGCTTTTTTAGGCTTTGCGAGTGGCTTGCCTTTATTCATTCTCTATAACTTGCTCTCGGCTTGGCTCAAGTCCGAGGGCGTAGATCTCAAGGCCATTGGTTTATTCGCATTGGTTGGCTTTCCCTATACCTGGAAGTTCTTGTGGTCCCCTTTTTTAGATCGTTTCCCCTTACCTTTTTTAGGAAGACGGCGTGGTTGGATGCTGGTCACCCAAATCATTACGATGCTTGCAGTAATGGGAATGGGCTTTTTCAATCCCGTTTCTGAAATCTGGATTGTCGTTGGCTTAGCAGCAGTGGTTGCGTTCTTTTCAGCCAGCCAAGACATTGTGGTGGATGCCTATCGTCGCGAATGGTTAAGCGATGAGCAATTGGGGTCGGGTACTGCGCTCTTCGTAAACGCGTATAAGTTATCCACTTTAGTTCCAGGATCACTTTCATTAATCCTCTCGGATTATCTGCCCTGGTCTACGGTATTCATGATTACTGGCGCATTCATTGCAATCGGGCCTATCGTCACATTGATGCTGCCTGAACCAACTTTGCGTGGCACACCACCACACACTTTGCGTGAGGCAGTACTAGAGCCATTTAAAGAATTTATTTCTCGTAAAGGCTGGGGCTTTGCACTGACCATCTTGGCGTTTATTTTTCTATATAAGCTCGGCGATTCGATGGCGACCGCACTGGCGACCCCCTTTTATATGGACTTAGGCTTCACTAGAACCCAGATTGGTTTAGTAGCCAAGAACGCAGGCTTATGGGCTAGCCTAGCAGGAGGATTTTTGGGGGCCTACTGGTTGCAGAAGATCACGATTGCCCGTGGACTCTGGATCTTTGGCCTCTTGCAGGCCTTGGCTATTTTAGGTTTTGCTATTTTGGCTAAGGTTGGTTTAAGCCCTTGGGTCTTGGCTTGGGTGATTGGGTTTGAAGCCTTCGCAGTTGGTTTGGGAACGGCTGCGTTTACTTCATTCATTGCGCAAGTAACAGACCCACGTTACACCGCTACCCAATTTGCTTTGTTTACCAGCCTCGCAGCAGTACCTCGTACCTTCATCAATGCCATTACGGGATATATCGTTGAAGCCTTGGGTTGGTTTAATTTCTTTATGTTGTGTTTTGCTTTAGCGATTCCAGGAATGCTTTTGTTAATAAAGATTGCACCATGGAATCACACCACACAAGTGCATCCTTCGTACGAACCCTAG
- the metW gene encoding methionine biosynthesis protein MetW, protein MIRSDFQAIAKWIAPNSQVLDLGCGDGSFLEYLQEQKPVHAYGVEIDDSRVLSCVHKGLNVIQQDLEGGLALFENDSFDTVVLSQTLQTIHQTEKILREVVRVGKESIISFPNFGHWSHRLAVGLGHMPVSKSLPYQWYNTPNVRVLTVADFEKLASNLGLKVIDQCILHDGREVTLLPNLFGSLALFRISRA, encoded by the coding sequence ATGATCCGCAGCGACTTTCAAGCGATAGCTAAGTGGATAGCCCCTAATAGCCAAGTGCTTGACTTGGGTTGTGGCGATGGTAGCTTTCTGGAATATTTGCAAGAGCAAAAACCGGTTCATGCCTATGGTGTAGAGATAGATGACTCAAGAGTCCTCTCGTGTGTGCACAAGGGGTTAAATGTGATTCAGCAAGACCTTGAAGGTGGCTTAGCCTTATTTGAGAACGATAGCTTTGATACTGTCGTACTTTCACAAACATTACAAACCATTCATCAAACTGAGAAGATTTTGCGTGAAGTGGTTCGAGTGGGCAAAGAGTCAATCATTTCTTTTCCGAATTTTGGCCATTGGTCACATCGCCTTGCAGTCGGTTTGGGGCATATGCCGGTATCTAAGAGCCTTCCTTATCAGTGGTACAACACGCCCAACGTTAGGGTGCTGACAGTGGCAGACTTTGAGAAGCTCGCATCCAATCTCGGCTTGAAAGTCATTGATCAATGCATCTTGCATGATGGTCGTGAAGTGACTTTGCTGCCTAATCTCTTTGGAAGTCTTGCGTTGTTCCGCATTTCTCGCGCTTAA
- the metX gene encoding homoserine O-succinyltransferase MetX has translation MSELHLSRNTIHFAEPLPLQSGAILAGYDLVIETYGRLNPAKSNAVLICHALNASHHVAGPSPDDPEDIGWWDNMIGPGKPIDTDHFFVIGVNNLGSCFGSTGPMSLNSATGKPYGADFPVITVEDWVNTQARLADKLGIRKFAAVMGGSLGGMQAMAWSIQFPKRIEHCVVIASTPKLSAQNIAFNEVARNAILSDPDFHGGNYYAHNVIPKSGLKLARMVGHITYLSDDDMAEKFGRELQRPVGESNDYRFSFDVEFEVESYLRHQGEKFSKYFDANTYLLITRALDYFDPARRYEGSLQRALAEVQAKFLVVSFTTDWRFPPNRSREIVAALLSNKSEVSYAEIDAPHGHDAFLLDDPRYHHLIRAYFDQMHEARR, from the coding sequence ATGAGCGAGTTACACCTCTCTAGAAATACAATCCATTTTGCCGAGCCCTTGCCTTTGCAGAGTGGCGCCATATTGGCTGGCTACGATTTAGTTATTGAAACCTACGGCAGACTTAATCCAGCAAAAAGCAATGCCGTTCTAATTTGCCATGCCTTAAACGCATCGCATCATGTCGCAGGGCCAAGCCCAGATGATCCAGAGGATATCGGCTGGTGGGACAACATGATTGGTCCGGGTAAGCCAATTGATACAGACCATTTTTTTGTCATTGGCGTCAATAACTTGGGTTCCTGTTTTGGTTCAACTGGGCCAATGAGTCTTAATTCCGCAACTGGCAAACCCTATGGCGCTGACTTCCCTGTTATTACAGTAGAAGACTGGGTAAACACCCAGGCCAGACTTGCCGATAAATTAGGTATTCGTAAATTTGCAGCAGTAATGGGTGGTAGTTTGGGTGGAATGCAAGCGATGGCTTGGTCTATTCAATTTCCAAAGCGCATTGAGCATTGTGTGGTGATTGCATCTACTCCTAAATTGAGCGCACAAAATATTGCATTTAATGAAGTTGCACGTAACGCAATTTTGTCTGACCCCGATTTTCATGGGGGCAACTACTATGCACACAATGTAATACCAAAGTCAGGCTTAAAGCTGGCTCGTATGGTTGGTCACATTACCTATCTGTCTGATGACGATATGGCAGAAAAGTTTGGCCGAGAGCTCCAGCGTCCAGTTGGAGAATCCAATGATTATCGCTTTAGCTTTGATGTTGAATTTGAAGTAGAAAGTTATTTACGCCACCAGGGCGAGAAATTCTCTAAGTATTTTGATGCAAATACATATTTACTCATTACGCGCGCTTTAGATTATTTCGATCCAGCACGTCGTTATGAGGGCAGTTTGCAACGCGCATTAGCGGAAGTGCAGGCCAAGTTCCTAGTGGTCAGCTTTACAACGGATTGGCGCTTTCCGCCTAATCGTAGTCGAGAGATTGTGGCGGCTTTGCTCAGCAATAAGAGTGAAGTTAGTTATGCCGAAATCGATGCGCCACACGGTCACGATGCTTTTTTACTAGATGACCCACGTTATCACCATTTAATTCGAGCGTATTTTGATCAAATGCATGAGGCTCGCAGATGA
- the slmA gene encoding nucleoid occlusion factor SlmA: protein MPDSLNSASNMDADKTRKRPRPGERRLQILQVLAEMLQNPKGERVTTAALAAKIQVSEAALYRHFASKAQMFEGLIAFIEQTVFGLINQINQKEESGLAQARGILQMLLFFAEKNPGMTRVLLGDALLQEDDRLQERITQVLDRVEASLKQALRIAQTQGGAWAQVSQEEVSIRAAMLMSFVLGRWHRFARSGFKKLPTDASDISLRILLSE, encoded by the coding sequence ATGCCAGATTCTTTGAATTCAGCGAGCAATATGGATGCTGATAAGACGCGCAAACGTCCGCGTCCTGGCGAGCGCCGCTTACAAATTTTGCAAGTCCTTGCTGAGATGTTACAAAACCCTAAGGGTGAGCGCGTAACCACTGCAGCCCTAGCGGCGAAGATTCAAGTCTCAGAGGCTGCGCTTTACCGTCATTTTGCTAGCAAAGCACAAATGTTCGAGGGCTTGATTGCTTTTATTGAGCAAACCGTTTTTGGATTAATTAATCAAATCAATCAAAAAGAAGAATCTGGGCTTGCTCAAGCCCGCGGTATTTTGCAAATGCTCTTGTTCTTCGCTGAAAAAAATCCTGGCATGACCAGAGTTCTACTCGGTGATGCTTTATTGCAAGAGGATGATCGTTTGCAAGAACGCATCACTCAAGTGCTAGATCGAGTAGAGGCCTCTCTGAAGCAGGCCTTGCGCATTGCCCAGACTCAGGGTGGAGCGTGGGCTCAGGTTAGTCAGGAAGAGGTGAGTATTCGAGCAGCAATGCTGATGAGCTTTGTTTTGGGGCGTTGGCATCGATTTGCACGTAGTGGTTTCAAAAAACTACCAACTGATGCGTCTGATATTAGTCTGCGCATTCTTCTGTCCGAATGA
- the argB gene encoding acetylglutamate kinase: MTNSLPSLADIPPILKAEILAEALPYIRQYHGKTIVIKYGGNAMVEERLKESFARDVILLKLVGMNPVVVHGGGPQIDEALKKIGKVGTFIQGMRVTDEETMEVVEWVLGGEVQQDIVMLINHFGGQAVGLTGKDGGLIHAKKLLVPDENKRGQNIDIGFVGEIEAINPAVVKALQDDAFIPVISPIGFSAEGQAYNINADLVAGKMAEILHAEKLVMMTNIPGVLDKNGKLLTDLTAREIDELFADGTISGGMLPKISSALDAAKSGVNSVHIIDGRIEHSLLLEILTEQAFGTMIRSR, encoded by the coding sequence ATGACGAATTCATTACCCTCGCTCGCCGATATTCCGCCAATCTTAAAGGCGGAGATTTTGGCAGAAGCATTGCCCTACATTCGTCAATATCATGGCAAGACTATCGTCATTAAGTACGGTGGTAATGCGATGGTAGAAGAGCGCTTGAAAGAAAGTTTTGCGCGCGACGTCATTTTGCTCAAGCTCGTTGGCATGAATCCTGTTGTAGTTCACGGCGGCGGCCCCCAGATTGATGAGGCTCTCAAAAAGATTGGTAAGGTCGGCACCTTTATTCAAGGGATGCGCGTCACCGATGAAGAAACCATGGAAGTAGTCGAGTGGGTTCTGGGTGGTGAGGTACAGCAAGATATCGTCATGTTGATTAATCATTTCGGCGGCCAAGCAGTGGGCTTAACCGGAAAAGATGGCGGCTTGATTCATGCGAAAAAATTATTAGTACCTGATGAAAATAAGCGTGGCCAAAATATTGATATTGGCTTCGTAGGTGAAATTGAAGCAATTAATCCCGCAGTAGTAAAGGCGCTTCAGGATGATGCTTTTATTCCGGTGATCTCTCCAATTGGATTTAGCGCAGAAGGTCAGGCCTACAACATTAATGCGGATTTGGTGGCCGGTAAGATGGCTGAAATTTTGCATGCTGAGAAATTGGTGATGATGACTAATATTCCTGGCGTATTGGATAAGAATGGCAAGCTCCTAACCGATTTAACGGCTCGAGAGATTGATGAATTATTTGCAGATGGAACGATTTCTGGAGGCATGCTGCCTAAGATTTCATCTGCGCTAGATGCAGCTAAAAGTGGCGTGAATTCAGTTCATATTATTGATGGCAGAATTGAACACTCCCTACTATTAGAAATTTTGACTGAGCAAGCTTTCGGAACGATGATTCGTTCTCGATAG
- the dksA gene encoding RNA polymerase-binding protein DksA yields the protein MKMSDKEYMNAAQLDFFRQKLLTLKDDILKNASETTEHLRENILVPDPADRATIEEEHALELRTRDRERKLLKKVEQALARIESGDYGWCEETGEPIGLSRLIARPTANLSLEAQERRELRQKLFGE from the coding sequence ATGAAGATGTCCGACAAAGAGTATATGAATGCCGCTCAATTGGATTTTTTCCGTCAAAAGCTCCTAACCTTAAAAGACGATATCTTGAAGAATGCATCAGAGACCACCGAGCATTTACGTGAAAATATTTTGGTTCCTGATCCAGCTGATCGGGCAACGATTGAAGAAGAACATGCGCTTGAATTGCGCACTCGTGATCGCGAGCGCAAACTGTTGAAAAAAGTTGAGCAGGCTCTAGCCCGGATTGAGTCTGGTGACTATGGTTGGTGCGAAGAGACCGGCGAGCCGATTGGCCTTTCACGCCTGATCGCAAGACCCACCGCGAACTTATCCCTTGAGGCGCAAGAACGTCGCGAGTTGCGTCAAAAATTATTTGGCGAATAA
- a CDS encoding CobW family GTP-binding protein, whose product MALIPVTILTGFLGSGKTTLLKHILTEQHGKKIAVIENEFGEENIDNDILVQDHQENIVQMSNGCICCTIRGDLVDALNALWQERKDKKISFDRVVIETTGVANPGPVAQTFFMDDDVADHYVLDAVVTLVDAKHGQQQLSEHEEAQRQVGFADQIFITKTDLVSPAEVEALKNRLMHMNPRAPIQGIAKGVVPLNAVLDLKGFNLNAKLDIDPHFLEQDDHDHSTCGHDHSHDHEHHHHDHDHAHDHHGHAGHTDRIQSFVFRSDKPFDHQKLEDFLGGILEVFGEKMLRYKGVLYVKGSPRKVVFQGVHQMMGSDLAGPWGTEPKQTRMVFIGIDLPKDTLMAGLEGCLV is encoded by the coding sequence ATGGCATTAATTCCTGTAACAATCCTGACTGGCTTTTTAGGCAGCGGCAAAACAACGCTTCTCAAACATATTTTGACTGAGCAGCACGGTAAAAAAATTGCTGTGATTGAAAATGAATTCGGCGAAGAAAATATCGACAACGATATTTTGGTTCAAGATCATCAAGAAAATATTGTGCAGATGAGTAATGGCTGCATCTGTTGCACGATCCGCGGTGACTTGGTTGATGCGCTCAATGCCCTCTGGCAAGAACGTAAAGATAAAAAAATTAGCTTCGATCGGGTTGTGATTGAAACCACGGGAGTCGCTAATCCAGGGCCTGTAGCCCAGACCTTCTTTATGGATGACGATGTTGCTGATCACTATGTTCTCGATGCAGTGGTGACCCTGGTGGATGCCAAGCATGGTCAACAGCAACTTTCGGAGCACGAGGAAGCTCAGCGTCAGGTGGGCTTTGCCGATCAAATCTTCATCACTAAAACAGACCTTGTTAGCCCGGCTGAAGTGGAGGCCTTGAAAAATCGCTTAATGCACATGAATCCTCGCGCACCGATTCAGGGGATTGCCAAAGGGGTGGTGCCCCTCAATGCTGTTTTGGATCTCAAAGGCTTCAATCTCAATGCCAAATTAGACATTGACCCTCATTTTCTGGAGCAAGATGATCACGATCACAGCACTTGTGGGCATGACCACAGTCATGATCATGAGCACCATCATCATGACCACGACCATGCGCATGACCATCATGGCCACGCTGGGCACACAGATCGGATCCAGTCTTTCGTATTTCGTAGTGATAAACCCTTTGATCATCAAAAGCTGGAAGACTTCCTAGGCGGCATTTTGGAGGTATTTGGCGAGAAGATGCTGCGCTATAAAGGGGTCCTTTATGTCAAAGGTAGCCCCCGTAAGGTGGTATTTCAGGGGGTGCATCAGATGATGGGTAGCGATTTAGCTGGTCCATGGGGCACTGAGCCCAAGCAAACCCGCATGGTCTTCATTGGCATCGATCTGCCAAAGGACACATTGATGGCTGGCCTAGAAGGCTGCTTGGTCTGA
- a CDS encoding tyrosine recombinase XerC, with protein MKITAVESAPLHPLVQEYLHELHVLRQLSPHTLKAYSQDLSILQNFAIEDSLELLKVSNAHIRLWAGRLHAKGKSSRTIARALSAWRGWYDWVTEKDARSAKHSLTANPVDDVKAPKRLKSLPKALSVEQALALVNQAVLEAKEKNDLESMRDAALVDLLYSSGLRLSELLGIDVFQSKDRQHESAGWLDWDAAEVTVLGKGGKRRSVPVGVPAMSSLKAWRDLRDTSPHATESIALFISANGTRLSPRTVQARLKTLAMRAGLPTHVHPHMMRHSFASHVLQSSQDLRAVQEMLGHASIASTQIYTSLDFQHLAQAYDKAHPRAKVGKG; from the coding sequence ATGAAGATAACGGCAGTTGAATCTGCGCCGCTTCATCCGCTTGTGCAAGAGTATTTGCATGAGTTACATGTATTACGTCAACTTTCACCGCATACATTAAAAGCGTACAGCCAAGATCTATCCATCTTGCAAAATTTTGCAATTGAAGATTCTCTCGAATTGCTCAAAGTCAGCAATGCCCACATTCGCCTTTGGGCAGGACGCTTACATGCCAAAGGTAAATCCTCTAGAACCATAGCCCGGGCGCTGTCCGCATGGCGAGGTTGGTACGATTGGGTAACCGAAAAAGATGCACGTTCAGCAAAACATAGTCTGACCGCTAACCCTGTCGATGATGTTAAAGCGCCCAAGCGTTTGAAGTCCCTGCCCAAGGCGTTGTCAGTTGAGCAGGCCTTGGCTTTGGTTAATCAGGCGGTACTAGAGGCTAAAGAGAAAAACGATCTAGAGAGTATGCGAGACGCTGCCCTGGTTGATTTGCTGTACTCATCAGGCTTACGGCTTTCAGAGTTATTGGGGATTGATGTATTTCAGAGCAAGGATCGCCAACACGAGTCAGCAGGCTGGTTGGACTGGGATGCTGCTGAAGTAACGGTATTAGGCAAGGGCGGTAAGCGACGCTCAGTACCAGTTGGCGTACCTGCCATGAGCTCCTTGAAGGCTTGGAGAGATCTGCGTGATACATCCCCTCATGCCACTGAATCTATTGCCTTGTTTATCTCAGCGAATGGGACTCGCCTATCGCCAAGAACGGTCCAGGCACGCCTTAAAACATTAGCGATGAGAGCGGGGCTCCCAACCCATGTGCATCCCCACATGATGCGGCACAGCTTCGCCAGCCACGTTTTGCAATCGTCTCAGGATTTGAGGGCTGTTCAAGAGATGCTGGGTCACGCCAGCATTGCCAGTACCCAGATTTATACCTCTTTGGATTTTCAACATTTGGCTCAAGCCTATGACAAAGCGCACCCACGAGCAAAAGTGGGCAAGGGCTAA
- a CDS encoding DUF484 family protein translates to MSVIDAKQAEQEELVAEWLRATPGFFERYANLLNEIRLKHPHEDRAISLQERQMTLLRTQNQELNRRLSEMLHFGSRNDKTQQALVAWLLQLMRANTKEEVESAITIGLAEVFEVDSAQLLSPHSAFGPWIDTPLCGSAKELAAASVDLLATQTAIDPEWQSMVAIGLPIGKSTSTPQSPAVLLLASKDETRFTADMGAFYLKQIAELTAAALDRVKAYEDNGS, encoded by the coding sequence ATGAGCGTAATTGATGCGAAACAAGCTGAGCAAGAAGAGCTGGTGGCAGAGTGGTTGCGAGCAACCCCGGGTTTCTTTGAACGTTATGCCAATCTATTGAACGAGATTCGTCTCAAACATCCTCACGAAGATCGCGCAATCTCTTTACAAGAGCGGCAGATGACTTTGCTACGTACACAAAATCAAGAGCTCAATCGTCGCTTAAGCGAGATGCTACATTTCGGTAGTCGTAATGACAAAACCCAGCAAGCGCTAGTTGCTTGGCTGTTACAGCTGATGCGCGCCAATACGAAGGAAGAGGTCGAGAGCGCGATAACGATTGGTCTAGCCGAAGTTTTTGAAGTCGATAGTGCTCAGCTACTCTCGCCCCATTCTGCGTTCGGTCCTTGGATCGACACCCCCTTGTGTGGATCAGCAAAAGAGCTGGCAGCCGCTAGCGTAGATTTATTAGCAACCCAAACTGCGATTGATCCAGAGTGGCAAAGTATGGTGGCGATTGGTTTACCAATTGGCAAAAGTACATCTACACCTCAATCACCTGCTGTACTTTTGTTGGCCAGCAAAGATGAGACTCGCTTTACCGCCGATATGGGCGCCTTCTACTTAAAGCAGATTGCAGAACTCACGGCAGCCGCGTTAGATCGTGTCAAAGCATATGAAGATAACGGCAGTTGA
- the gatB gene encoding Asp-tRNA(Asn)/Glu-tRNA(Gln) amidotransferase subunit GatB yields MQWEVVIGLETHTQLQTQSKIFSGASTRFGAGPNTQACPVDLALPGVLPVLNRAAVEHAIRFGLSIGAKIAPTSIFARKNYFYPDLPKGYQISQYEIPVVLGGSLEILVGDEITVIELTRAHLEEDAGKSVHEEGFIGPHGEASSGIDLNRAGTPLLEIVTEPVMRSAAEAVAYAKTLHSLVVWLGVCDGNMQEGSFRCDANVSVRPMGQKEFGTRCEIKNLNSFRFLEEAIQYEIRRQIELIEDGGTVVQETRLYDPDRGETRSMRSKEDANDYRYFPDPDLLPVVIDDAWITAVRETMPALPAQLRQQWQSEYGLSAYDVQLLTQDRDTAKLFDALLAITGKPLAKAAANLIAGEFASSLNRSGISAAASPLQAAQLAPLLQRVADGSISNKIAKDIFAILWEEALSGKSISTVDQIIDAKGLKQISDSGALETIIDAVLAANQKSVEEFRSGKEKAFNALVGQIMKASQGKANPGQVNELLRKKLS; encoded by the coding sequence ATGCAATGGGAGGTAGTCATCGGGCTAGAAACCCACACGCAGCTGCAAACCCAATCCAAAATTTTTAGTGGTGCAAGCACGCGCTTTGGTGCGGGGCCCAATACGCAAGCTTGTCCGGTTGATCTGGCTTTGCCTGGTGTGTTGCCCGTTCTGAATCGCGCCGCAGTGGAGCATGCTATTCGATTTGGTTTGTCGATCGGAGCCAAGATTGCGCCCACCAGTATCTTTGCCCGTAAAAATTATTTCTATCCTGATCTGCCTAAGGGTTACCAAATTAGTCAGTATGAAATTCCGGTAGTCTTGGGCGGCAGTTTAGAAATCTTAGTAGGCGATGAAATCACGGTGATTGAATTAACCCGCGCACATCTTGAGGAAGATGCTGGCAAGTCAGTTCATGAAGAAGGCTTCATTGGTCCTCATGGCGAAGCTTCTAGCGGCATCGACCTCAATCGTGCAGGCACCCCTTTATTGGAAATTGTCACTGAGCCCGTGATGCGGAGTGCTGCAGAGGCTGTAGCGTATGCCAAAACCCTACATAGTTTGGTAGTGTGGTTAGGTGTATGTGATGGCAATATGCAAGAGGGTTCATTCCGTTGCGATGCCAACGTTTCTGTTCGCCCAATGGGTCAAAAAGAATTTGGTACACGTTGCGAAATTAAAAATCTCAACTCTTTCCGGTTTTTAGAGGAAGCTATTCAGTATGAGATTCGTCGCCAAATTGAGTTGATTGAAGATGGCGGCACTGTGGTCCAAGAGACGCGTCTTTATGATCCCGATCGTGGTGAGACTCGTAGCATGCGTAGTAAAGAAGATGCTAATGATTACCGCTACTTCCCCGATCCTGATTTATTGCCAGTAGTAATTGATGATGCGTGGATTACTGCTGTCCGTGAAACGATGCCAGCATTACCCGCTCAACTACGTCAGCAATGGCAAAGCGAGTATGGTTTGAGCGCCTATGATGTCCAACTCCTGACACAAGATCGCGATACTGCTAAATTATTTGATGCCTTATTAGCAATAACCGGCAAGCCACTTGCTAAGGCTGCGGCCAATTTGATTGCTGGTGAATTTGCCTCTTCACTAAATCGGTCTGGCATCTCTGCTGCTGCTTCGCCTCTGCAGGCCGCCCAACTTGCCCCCTTATTACAACGGGTTGCTGACGGCAGTATTTCAAACAAGATTGCGAAAGATATTTTTGCGATTCTGTGGGAAGAGGCGCTATCTGGAAAATCCATTAGCACGGTTGATCAAATTATTGATGCTAAGGGCCTAAAACAAATCAGTGATAGTGGCGCCTTGGAGACAATCATCGATGCGGTCTTAGCAGCCAATCAAAAATCGGTTGAAGAGTTCCGTTCGGGTAAAGAAAAAGCATTCAATGCCTTGGTTGGCCAAATCATGAAAGCTTCACAGGGTAAAGCCAATCCCGGGCAAGTAAATGAACTGCTACGTAAGAAGTTAAGCTAA